The Vescimonas coprocola genome includes a window with the following:
- a CDS encoding reverse transcriptase domain-containing protein, with amino-acid sequence MKIEKDTVTFEAPDADFVTKFGIQAAADMVLDFHCFHPQLPFLYDARQLAAFLSTSRQKLLYYVRHTAAAYHPVTIPKRNGDVRILSVPDDTLRRWQRKICRELLAYLPVAPQATAYRKGGAISGNAAPHVGKRYLLKLDISDFFGSICFEQVHSAAFHTRYFSRQVGFLLTSLCCKDGALPQGAPTSPALSNLVMRNFDTSMARWCQRRGIVYTRYCDDLTFSADRPLFAVYSKAKNMLAEMGFDLNEAKTHFITNAGRQSVTGLTVNEKVSVPAGYKRSLRQEVYYTLRFGLADSILRGGHATLLTDDLPDTERYRQQLLGRIQYVLQIEPENRWFREAKQKLLSCDDRPKV; translated from the coding sequence ATGAAAATCGAGAAGGATACGGTCACATTTGAAGCGCCGGACGCAGACTTCGTGACCAAATTCGGCATACAGGCTGCGGCGGATATGGTGCTGGATTTTCACTGCTTTCACCCGCAGCTGCCGTTCCTGTACGACGCCCGGCAGCTGGCGGCGTTTCTCTCTACCAGCAGGCAAAAGCTCCTTTACTATGTGCGGCACACGGCGGCAGCGTATCACCCCGTCACCATCCCCAAGCGTAACGGCGATGTGCGCATACTGTCCGTGCCGGACGACACGCTGCGTCGCTGGCAGCGGAAGATCTGCCGGGAGCTCCTCGCCTATCTGCCTGTCGCACCGCAGGCCACCGCCTATCGGAAGGGCGGCGCTATCAGCGGCAACGCTGCGCCCCATGTGGGCAAGCGGTATCTCCTGAAGCTGGATATCTCCGACTTTTTCGGCAGCATTTGCTTTGAGCAGGTCCACTCCGCCGCCTTTCACACCCGGTACTTCTCCCGGCAGGTGGGCTTTCTGCTGACCTCTCTTTGCTGCAAAGACGGTGCCTTGCCGCAGGGTGCGCCCACCTCTCCCGCGCTTTCCAATCTGGTCATGCGGAATTTTGATACGAGCATGGCGCGCTGGTGCCAGCGGCGCGGCATCGTATACACGCGGTACTGTGATGACCTGACCTTTTCCGCCGATCGTCCGCTGTTCGCCGTCTATTCGAAGGCGAAAAATATGCTGGCGGAGATGGGCTTTGACCTGAATGAGGCCAAGACCCATTTTATCACCAACGCCGGACGGCAGAGCGTGACCGGTCTGACCGTCAATGAGAAGGTATCCGTGCCGGCCGGCTATAAGCGATCACTTCGGCAGGAGGTCTATTACACCCTGCGCTTTGGTCTGGCGGACAGCATCCTGCGGGGCGGCCACGCAACGCTTCTCACAGACGACCTTCCCGATACGGAGCGCTATCGGCAGCAGCTATTGGGACGAATCCAGTATGTGCTGCAGATCGAGCCGGAAAACCGCTGGTTCCGCGAAGCAAAGCAAAAGCTGCTGTCCTGCGATGACCGCCCGAAGGTCTGA
- a CDS encoding protein-tyrosine phosphatase family protein → MVVHDLDLTALPDVGLDYDAYMPEADALAAFICQARSDGLDILCQCEYGQSRSAACAAAILEYFNGTGTSVFADYRYYPNQVVYHKIMDALTRYGQEAQPSA, encoded by the coding sequence GTGGTCGTTCACGATCTGGATCTGACAGCTCTGCCGGATGTGGGGCTGGACTACGACGCCTATATGCCGGAGGCGGACGCACTGGCGGCGTTTATCTGTCAGGCAAGGTCGGACGGGCTGGATATCCTCTGCCAGTGCGAGTACGGGCAGAGCCGCAGCGCCGCCTGCGCCGCCGCGATTTTGGAGTATTTCAACGGCACCGGCACCTCCGTCTTTGCCGACTACCGCTATTACCCCAATCAGGTGGTGTATCACAAAATCATGGATGCACTGACCCGGTACGGGCAGGAGGCGCAGCCATCCGCTTGA
- a CDS encoding CPCC family cysteine-rich protein, translated as MHNEQDLKNTPEYRSGMFRIVTCPVCGYPTLDMYWICEHCGWEYDIELQTEDEESPCNGMSLRAYRELYKTGGISMNVTICSRKAAEELLRTDTLSRTAVISFCDPPSVGKPAPTPRWTTPAKRRRCLPWSFTIWI; from the coding sequence ATGCATAATGAACAGGATTTGAAGAACACGCCGGAGTACCGCTCCGGTATGTTCCGCATCGTCACCTGCCCCGTCTGCGGCTATCCCACGCTGGATATGTACTGGATCTGTGAGCATTGCGGCTGGGAGTATGACATCGAGCTGCAGACGGAGGATGAGGAGTCTCCCTGCAACGGTATGTCCCTGCGGGCGTACCGCGAACTATACAAAACTGGAGGTATATCTATGAATGTGACCATCTGTTCCCGCAAAGCCGCCGAGGAACTGCTGCGTACCGACACGCTCTCCCGCACGGCGGTGATCTCTTTCTGCGACCCACCCTCCGTCGGCAAGCCTGCCCCGACGCCCCGCTGGACTACGCCGGCAAAGCGGCGCAGGTGTTTACCGTGGTCGTTCACGATCTGGATCTGA